ATGTTGCAAGAAAGACAGTGGAAAAAATTGGATATACTTCAGCAGATTATAAATTCGATTCGGAATCCTGCTCAGTTCTAAATGCCATTCATTCACAATCTCCGGATATTGCAATGGGAGTTGATAAAGGTGGTGCCGGCGACCAGGGAATTATGTTCGGTTATGCTTGTACACAAACTCCGGAATTAATGCCGATGCCAATTATGTATGCGCATAAATTAGTTAAAAAATTAGCCGATATTAGAAGAGCTAAAGATGGAACAATGTCTTACCTAAGACCCGATGCAAAATCCCAGGTTACAATTGAATATGATGACAACAATGTTGTAAAAAGAGTTGATACTGTTGTAATTTCAACTCAGCACGATGGTGATGCAAGCCAAAAAAGAATTAAAGAAGACTGCATTGAATATGTAATTAAAAAAATTATTCCCGCAGAATTTCTTGATAAAAAAACAAAGTACTTTGTTAATCCAACAGGTAGATTTGAAATTGGCGGACCGCATGGTGATAGCGGGTTAACCGGTCGAAAAATTATTGTTGATACCTATGGCGGATGGGCTCCACATGGTGGCGGTGCATTCTCTGGTAAAGATCCTTCTAAAGTTGATAGGAGTGCTACTTACGCAGCAAGACACATTGCAAAAAATGTTGTTGCCGCAAAATTAGCAACAGAGTGTTTAGTTCAGGTTGCGTATGCAATTGGTATTGCACAACCGGTTTCTGTGTTTGTCCGGACAAACGGCACAGGAGTTATTCCGGATAAAGAAATTTCTAAAATGATTATGAAAGAAGTTGATCTTACTCCCAAAGGAATTATAGAGCGATTGAAACTTAGAAAACCAATTTACCAAAAAACAGCAGCATACGGCCACTTTGGTAGAAGCGATAAAGATTTCACCTGGGAAAAATTGGAATTGGTTCCTCTGTTTAAGAAATATGCTTAGTTATTAAATTGCTAAAAACATTAAACAGTAATTCCATATAGTAAAATTGTTGAATTTAAAATAGAAAAAAGTTTAGTAAATAAAAGAATTGGAGAATTGAATGGATTACAAACCTGGTAAATACAAAGTTCGGAATTTAAAACTTGCTGCAGATGGCAGAATGAAGATTGAATGGGCGGAATCGAGAATGCCAGTAATGATGGCGTTGAGAGAAAAATACCGGAAGACTAAACCGCTAAAAGGTTATAAGATTGCCGGCTGTCTACACGTAACAAAGGAAACCGCTGTGTTGATTGAAACATTAGCAATTGCCGGTGCAAAAGTAAGTTGGAGCGGTTGTAACCCGCTTTCAACTCAAGATGAAATTGCTGCAGCTTTGGCTAAAAATGGAATTGAAATTTATGCATGGCATGGAATGAGCGTAAAAGAATTCTATTGGTGTATCGAAAGAACGCTTGATATGAAACCAAATCTAACTCTTGATGATGGAGCGGATCTAATTTTTACTGTTCACAATAAATATCGCGACCTGGTAAAAAATATTATTGGCGGAACTGAAGAAACTACCACAGGCGTTCATCGCTTGCGTGCTATGGCTGCTGATAAAAAACTACTTTACCCGGTTATTGCAGTTAATGATGCAGAAACCAAATGGGATTTTGATAACGTTTATGGAACAGGTCAATCTTCTATTGATGGTATTCTTAGAGCCACATCTGTTTTGATTGCTGGTAAGAATTTTGTAGTTGCAGGTTACGGACATTGCGGTAAAGGTTGTGCAGCAAGAGCAAAAGGTTTAGGTGCAAATGTAATCGTTACGGAAGTTAAACCAACCGCGGCTCTTAAAGCAACTCTCGAAGGTTATTCTGTTTTAACAATGGATGAAGCAGCAAAGGTTGGCGATATTTTTATTACTGCTACCGGAGTTAAGGATGTAATTGTAAAACGTCATTTCGAAAAAATGAAAGAAGGTGCAATAATTTGTAATACCGGACATTACGACTGCGAAATTAATATTAAAGAATTAGATGCAGTTTCCAAATCAAAGAGAACTGTCCGTGCAAACAACGAAGAATATACTCTTAAAAATGGCAAGAAGATTTATCTTTTAGCTCAAGGTAGGTTGGTAAACCTTGCTGCCGCAGAAGGTCATCCATCTGAAGTTATGGATATGTCTTTTGCTAATCAGTTTATGTCTCAATTAAGATTGGTTAATTTAGATAAGCAGGGTGCTCTTCTGGATGCCGATGTTTACGATATTCCCGTAGAACAGGATCAGGAAATTGCCACTGTAAAACTTTCAACCATGGGATTCAAAATTGATAAACTTTCTAATGAACAGAAAAAATATATGGACGATTACTCGGCGGGGACATAATAACTAGCCAAAAAAGAAAAAATAAAAATCCCCTCCGCAAGATGGGATTTTTTTTTATTAATAGAAAAAAAGTTTTTATAAATGTATCTTTAAAGTAATTAGGGAGGAAAGAAAATGTTTACTGGTGTAGGAACTGCTATAATAACACCATTTGATGAAAACTATAATGTTGATTACGTATCACTCCGTAAGATCGTCAACTTTCAAGTTGAAAGCGGAATTGACGCAATAATTGTTCTTGGAACAACAGGTGAAGCACCGGTTATTGATCTTATAGAAAGAGAAAAAATTATTTCTACAGTTGTTGAAGAAGTAAATGGAAAAACTAAAGTTATAGTTGGAACCGGAACAAACGATACACGAAATGCTGTTGAACTGAATAAAACCGCCGAAAAATTTAACGTAGATGGATTACTGATCGTGAATCCATATTACAACAAAGGTACGCAGGAAAGTTTACTAACTCATTATAAATATATTTCTGAAAGAACCAATCTGCCAATTATGCTTTACAATGTTCCATCCCGTACTGGAATGAATCTATTGCCAGAAACTGCAGTTAAGATTCATGAACAATGCAGCAACATTACTTCAATTAAAGAAGCGAGCGGAAATATTTCACAGATTGCACACCTCTTTTCTATTAAACCTGATTCGTTTAAAGTTTACTCCGGAAATGATGACCAAACATTACCAATTATGGCAATGGGAGGAGCTGGCGTAATTTCTGTTTTTTCTAATGCTTATCCTGCTGAAGCAAAGAAACTAAGTGATGCAATAATACAAGGAGATTATAAACAAGCGCAAGCGTTTAGCAATAAATATTTACGGAT
This window of the Ignavibacteriales bacterium genome carries:
- the metK gene encoding methionine adenosyltransferase; protein product: MSYLFTSESVSEGHPDKVADQISDGVLDAIYAQDPYARVACETFVTTGLVLVGGEITTKAYVDIQDVARKTVEKIGYTSADYKFDSESCSVLNAIHSQSPDIAMGVDKGGAGDQGIMFGYACTQTPELMPMPIMYAHKLVKKLADIRRAKDGTMSYLRPDAKSQVTIEYDDNNVVKRVDTVVISTQHDGDASQKRIKEDCIEYVIKKIIPAEFLDKKTKYFVNPTGRFEIGGPHGDSGLTGRKIIVDTYGGWAPHGGGAFSGKDPSKVDRSATYAARHIAKNVVAAKLATECLVQVAYAIGIAQPVSVFVRTNGTGVIPDKEISKMIMKEVDLTPKGIIERLKLRKPIYQKTAAYGHFGRSDKDFTWEKLELVPLFKKYA
- a CDS encoding adenosylhomocysteinase gives rise to the protein MDYKPGKYKVRNLKLAADGRMKIEWAESRMPVMMALREKYRKTKPLKGYKIAGCLHVTKETAVLIETLAIAGAKVSWSGCNPLSTQDEIAAALAKNGIEIYAWHGMSVKEFYWCIERTLDMKPNLTLDDGADLIFTVHNKYRDLVKNIIGGTEETTTGVHRLRAMAADKKLLYPVIAVNDAETKWDFDNVYGTGQSSIDGILRATSVLIAGKNFVVAGYGHCGKGCAARAKGLGANVIVTEVKPTAALKATLEGYSVLTMDEAAKVGDIFITATGVKDVIVKRHFEKMKEGAIICNTGHYDCEINIKELDAVSKSKRTVRANNEEYTLKNGKKIYLLAQGRLVNLAAAEGHPSEVMDMSFANQFMSQLRLVNLDKQGALLDADVYDIPVEQDQEIATVKLSTMGFKIDKLSNEQKKYMDDYSAGT
- the dapA gene encoding 4-hydroxy-tetrahydrodipicolinate synthase — encoded protein: MFTGVGTAIITPFDENYNVDYVSLRKIVNFQVESGIDAIIVLGTTGEAPVIDLIEREKIISTVVEEVNGKTKVIVGTGTNDTRNAVELNKTAEKFNVDGLLIVNPYYNKGTQESLLTHYKYISERTNLPIMLYNVPSRTGMNLLPETAVKIHEQCSNITSIKEASGNISQIAHLFSIKPDSFKVYSGNDDQTLPIMAMGGAGVISVFSNAYPAEAKKLSDAIIQGDYKQAQAFSNKYLRMMNLLFVETNPSPIKFVMSELGYCKNILRLPLEPVLEKTKMILQEEMEKYKPNN